The genomic stretch CGATTTGTGAAGACGACATTACGATGATTACGACATGGGGCGGGTATATGTGTATTTTCAAGGTttgattcaggccttgtttagatacaaccaaaaacccaaagctttataagattctccgtcacatcgaatcttacggcgtatgcatggaacattaaatataaataaaaaaaataactaattgtacagtttacatgtaaatcacgagacaaatcttttaagcctagttactccataattggataatgtttgtcaaataaaaacgaaagtgctacagtatcaaaatccaaaaaatttttgatctaaacaaagcctcagtTTATTAGGGATGAGTTCGCGTCGGTTATTTTAAAAGCGGTTGCGGGTTCATTCAGGCTACTGGCTACCGAGATGAATGAAACTGCCCCACCCCAATCTCAAAAAAGGAAATTCAGGCTATGGTTTTGTTATAGGCCCTAAGTACGAGAGACATTGGCCCAGTTTGGTCTGCCGTCACCTGGCCCGCGGACAAGAAACCGGCCCATAAAAGGTGAGATGAAGGAATCGCCTGGTCCAGCATTCGGTCGGATCCAAGCCGTATACGTGAGACATACTCGGAATGGTAACAAGAGACTCCAGATCCAAATACTTCATGCTGCCGAGACCCACGGCTACTCCTCTAGATGCGCATAACTAGGCTGCAGTTGAGCATCGGATGACACCAGACTTTTATACAAGACTAGAAATGGATACCTCAACCGAGGCACTCTTCTAGATTAGAGGCAGAGGCAGTGATCAAGGCTTGTTCAATTGCAAAATATTTTCGTTTCGAGTActgtaatattttcgtttgtatttaataaatattttttaatcataaactaactgaacttaaaaaattcgtcagacaaattacaagcaaactgtatagttagtttttatttttgtctatatttaatgctctatgcatgtgatataagatttaatgtgacagaaaatcttgaatttttttgttactttttagaactaaacaaggccaaagcaaCCATTAGAGACAGAGGGGACTGGTGTTTTCGCTCGGTAGAAACACCCTCCTTGGTTCTCTCTTTTCGCCTTTATTGTAGGAGactatattttttctataacaACTCTTAGAAGAGTTTCATATATAATACTATAGCTCAAGGAAAAATAAAGACTAATACAAACGATAGTTAAAAAGacacaaaataataataatcttaAAAAATAAGAGTGCATAAAAAACCGAATTGAACTTCTTCTTGTTTTGGTGCATCCGTGTAattatcttttttttgtttttgtttttactTTTTTCTAGGGGATGTTTTTCCTGAGCTTCAGCACTCTAGACGGGCCCAAATCTGTCCAAACAGGGCCCTCGTCTCGTCCTCGTACCGCGAAATCGGAATCCCCCAAAACCCTAGCTACCCGGCGCAACTCCTCCCCCTTCCCGCCTCACTGCGGCGCTGCGCGACACCCGGCCTCCGCCGGAACACCGGAGGCGGGTGTAGCCTAGCGGGCGGGCCATGGCGTCAACGGTGCTGGAGGCGACGCGGGCGGCCCATGAGGACCTGGAGAGGCTGGAGCGGCTCGCGGTGCGCGAGCTGCAAAGGGATCCCGCTAACCCGCGCGACCGCCTCTTTCAGTCTCACCGCGTCCGCCATATGCTCGACCTCGTCGTCTCCACCTCCGGCAAGCTCGTATGTCACCTTTTCTCTTTCTGAGGTTCACGACTGCATCCACTTCAGTGACTCGCTTTGCTTGGCTGGGTTAAGTTTGGACGATCGGTATTTGCCGTTTCTGTCCAATCGGGATGTTTGCTTAGGATTGCCTTCTGAGCGTATGAGGAATTACAGATCCGGCTTTCTCGCGAGTTCCTATTACAAATCATGTTATATGTTTATCtctgaattcgatctgcgtcGATGGATTTTGTGCTATTATTTTTTAGTTGGCACAACCTGATTAGTGTTGTTTCACCGGAGGTTTTGGCCAGGGTTATTTCTGTACCGTTCTACCCTCCTTTTTCTCTTGGTCTGAGTGAGGAATTGCCCCTTGAGAAATTGAGATTTTGCTGTCCAGTGACGATCTCACTTTTGCTAATGTTGCTTGCGACTTGTTTAGGTGGAAATCTACGAGGACAAGGACAATGCTAGGAAGGATGAGATCAATACTCATCTTACTGCGCCCACGCAAAGTGGACTGTTTAGCAAGTACTATGAAAGGCTCAAAGaggtatatataatatatataaccTTGCTTAGCTGCTTGCCTGACTGTGAGTCTGACAAAAGTCAAATAGATTCCTGTACTCACTACACAGGCACCAAAGCTCATGATGCTGCATattatgtttttctttttgagatGAGTCTCCTCTGCTTTTAAGAAAGCAATAATGCACGGTGCAAATTATCTGTCTGGAGATACCAGCATGCAAAAACAAATAAAAGCAAACCAGAAGGAATTATCCTGTTACAACACAACTAAAGCTCCATAATGTCTGGGTTTTTCATCCAGTTTGAAATGATCTTCTCCACTCTAAGGTGGTCTTTTGTTGGCTTTAGTAGTGGTAGCTCCATCCACTTCTGCAGAAAAGATATAGCATAAAACAGCACTTCAGAGTGGTGGCTAGGATATTTCCTCTCAAATTTCATCTTATTGCATGTTATCCAAATTGACAATGCCAAGTCtgcaaagaaaaaagaaagtatGTACAATGCCAAGCCtgcaaagaaaaaagaaagtatGTACGGTGCGGTAAATTCAGGTTAGTTCTAGCCTAACTTCCCATGAAGTCAGATCTAGTAATGGGATGAGAGTCCCAACCAAAAGCTTCTGTAAAACTGCACCATGCAAATCTAGCAATAGGGCATCTAAAGAAAATATGGTCTATGTTCTCAGGTTCATTAGAAAGAACAATGCACATGCCATTTCTGGGCCCTTCTTTTTGAAACTTTCGTGGCCTGTAATTTACCATAGAAGAATTGATATTTTCAAAGTTCTTTTGTCATACTGTCACTGACCCCTCCATCAATTAAAAGTCTGTATAGAGATTTGGTAGTGAACTGCAGCCATAAAATCCACCAATGGATTGTAGTGAGATGAGGATAGAAACCCACTAAAATACCCCAATCATCTTCAGTTCAATATTCAGGTACTGTTGCTTTTGGTTCTTCACAAAGCCTACATAACTCAGGGTACTCAGTTTTTAAATGGCCAATCCATGTACCATTCCAGAAAAAAATCTTCCTGCTATTGCATTGCATACCCTGCCTCCACATTTGAACAAATATTTAAAACTTATGTAGGTCCTTATGTTTGTAAATAGCTCCATATTTGAACAGATGTCTAAATTTATGTACAGAGAATTGCCTTTATGTTTGGAATTAAATGAGCTATGAGTTATCATTGGCATGTATTTGGTTTGAAGAATTCTGAACCAAGTACTATTTGAGCCTCACACATATTTCCAAATACATTTTACACGCAAACATTCATTATAACCTTGGTCTGAATTATCCCAAGAGCACCTCGGTCCTTGGGTCTGACTACCATTTCCAACTGATGTACTGTTCAATTTATCTTATGCACTTTGCTAGAAGATTTTTGACCTGATATAGTTCATCATTTCATTTTATTATGAACTCTGCTAATTGTAAAATCACATTGTATATATAAGCATGTGTTAACCTTCTTAAGATTAACCCTTCCATGGGTCTAGTTTCCTCGGCATCTTATTGTGCATATCTGAAAATGCTTTAAACCCCATAATATGTCAGTCAGAAACAGGTAGGTGCATATCATGTATCAATAGAAGAGCATTATATTGTTTTTCAATGCTGTTGCCCCTTTTTACCTCGTGTGAATATCCAAAAAGTAGACAAGTTAAAAACAGAATGATTTGACAGCAACCAAGATTTTAAAAACATTCCTTTTtcatggtgtgtgtgtgtggggggggggggggtactcTTTTTTTTTGCTATCCCAAAGCAAGCCTTGGAAATTAAACTGATCAGTGATCAGACATTGGGTCGGTTTCCCTATTATTGTGAgatttgcaccatgttgatcctTTACATGCATCCTTTTTTGGGTTCAGTTAGCCCTCTGCTGTGCTAGCAAACAAATATTCATTTTTCAGCAAATCTCTAGTCTTTCTTAGGGGGTGTGtctttagggggtgtttagttccccttctattcaaaaaaaatttgggttttggttcatcattttgcaaaatggaactaaacaccatgcaaaatttttggcaaaaaggtggttattcttcattttggattttggcctcaagaggccaaaaaaacccaaaagagcctcacgaggacaataaattctgcattttggatggaactaaacatgaccctgaaaagtttggcattttgcatttcatcattccaaagtagttggcattttgcattttgcatttttttggaactaaacacccccttagtttTTGTGAATTTTGCCTTAAGTATATTTTTTTTGCTTGCTTACAGATCCGTGAATATCATCGGCGGAACCCATCTGCCCGTTTTGTCAGTACAACTGATGACTATGAAGAGCTTCTAAAGGAGGAACCAATTATTGAATTCACTGGCGAGGTATTGTCACCTTTTttgttgcttgtaactctgcTTGATATTTTGTGTGCCTTTTTATCATGAGCCATATAATGTTTAATCTTAGTAACTTGTTACTTGCATGCATTTTTCCTGATGATTGATACTTATATGCCTGTGAGTCTGTGACTATTCAAGCCTTAAAGTTATTGCAGTTTACCTGGATACATCTTTTTGCAATTGTTTTTGCCATGTTATGTCTTTGTTTTAACCTATGCAAGTTACATTGCTCATCAGTAGGGTTCTGCTAAAGTGCTAAAAACCTTTTAGAGTCCGTCCTTCCTTTTCCTTTCACTACAGTAGTCTTGAAGCTGAGGGTATCTCCGTTGTGATACGTGTACTTCAATTTCTGCAGGATTGTTTGATTCCTCTTGTGGGATCTTGGTGGTGTCGCTGGTAAGATTTAGACAATGATTGAAACTGCGATGGAGAATGATCAATAACTTGACAATCGTTCAATGATCTATTCCTTTTTTGATTTTCGCCGCTGTGTGGTCCTTTTCCTGCTAGATCATGTTGCATATCCACTACATTTTTTCTGTTAATGTTCTACTATTCTCACAATAGTTTTAATTAGGTTTGCTAATGACCTGGTTCTGCATTTTGATAGGAATCTTTTGGTCGTTACCTTGACTTGCATGAGCTTTATAATGAGTTCATAAATTCCAAGTTTGGAACGCCAATGGAATACTCGGCTTATGTTGGCTGTTTCTCCCAGACGGACAAGATCTCACATAGTCATAAAGCTACCAGGTATGTCCTGTATTTTCACTAAGGTCTGAAACATATGATCTCCTGGTATTGGCTTGACTAGTATGGCTATGCCATATCCATCTCCGGCTGAATCCACCTTTTCTTTTCTGATAGTGGTAGTATGTGGTGAGGGACACTGCACGGAAATTACCTACCGTAGGTTAGTAGGGCTCAACATGTTCAAGTCTATGTAGGATAGTTGCTCAGCTGTTTATTGGTTAACCTGTCTAGCATTCATTTATATGGTTCATAGGGGGAAAATACTAAATCATGGTATAGGGTAATGCATATCCAAGTACATATGTATGATATTGCTCAGCTTTTTCACCTGTCTAACATTCATTTCATATGTTGGTGCACTTATATGTCAATTGTAATGCTCAATATTGTTTAAACCTTTCAATTTGTTTAATTGACAGACAATACAGAGAATACTTGGAACACATTTTGGAATATCTGACGTCATTTCTGTATCGCACAGAACCATTGCAAGACATTGATAAGATTTTTTTAAAGGTCAGTCTTATTTTACCTTTTTTTCTATATTAATGTCCCTTTGTGTTCCACATGCTTATGTGATTATGCAGTGTTTTACTTCGGATTATACTTTGATTTGTAGTGTTTTAGCTATGATGTCGCTCCTTTATATTCATTTAGGAGCTGCTAATAGTAGTTTGGCAGTAATTTGTTCAATAGCATAGAGCATATTTATGATTAAATACTTATAATTAACATTCTAATGTCATACATTTGTACAGCTGGAGAGTGAATTCGAGGAACGATGGGCCAATGGAGAAATACCTGGATGGGGAAATAAAGGCGCAGAAAAAGAGTCTGAAATAGATCTTGATTACTACAGCACAGTTGAAGAACTTGTTGAGCTTGGCCCAGAAAAATTAAAACAGGTTTGATCTCATTATGCTGTTACCAAGCATTATTTTCTTGTCTGGTGTCGTCGACTGTACATTGGTTCCTTGTCTGATGATTTCTGCTGATTCATTTACATCCTTTTAGGCTTTAGCTGCTCGAGGTTTGAAGAGTGGTGGTACTGTTCAACAGCGTGCGGATCGGCTTTTCTTGCTGAAGGTGATATTAAAGACGCTAGTGCTACCTATTTTTGTTACCTTTTTACCATTTCTTTTGAACTTACTGTTGATTATAATTATATTTTGCAGCTTACACCATTGGAGCAACTGGATAGGAAGCATTTTGCCAAAGTTCCACATACTAAAGATGGCTCAAACACAGCTTCTAATGGCAACACTTTGAAGGATGATATGAAGAAAGAAATTGCATTGATGGAAGTAAAGATGAAGCGTCTTTGTGAGCTGCTAGATGAGGTTTGCTCTTCGCTGCTCCCTGTGTTTATGTAtgtaattttggacgcacagtCAATCCTTTTGTGACCACTTAATTCCTTGTATAAGCTAATCCTATGAAGATGAAACCTGTTTACTTTGAGGAATGTACTTCATTTCCATCTTAAGCTAGTCTATTCAAATGGAATTTGGATTTCTTTGGCTAGACCATCTCGTTTATCTGGATTGAGTTAGTCTTCTCTAAAATTCTGGGATCATTTTTTGTTTTGGGTGTGTGGCTTGCTGGCATTACACTGTTCCTCAAATTGCAATTTTAGGCATGCAGGAAAGTACTAATAATCGTTCTGAAAGAGTTTATGTGATATGTGGGTGCTTTCTTCGTTAGTCGATTCATGTGATATGTGGGTGCTTTCTTCTTTTGTGTATCTTGTATGTGCGAATTCTCTATCACCTTTTGTCTGCGTTGAAAGCTCCATTTGTATTACCACAACTTAAAACATGATTTGGAAGGCTTTATAAAAAATTAACAGATGTTTAGTGCATCGCATCTTGCTGTTTTCCTAATAAGTTAATACTAATCACATGCCAGTTTTAATATGGTAGATGTGTATACTTCTGTTTGCAAACCCAAGCACAAACTGTACGAGGACTGTGCTCCAATTCCATTCCAGAACAATCCACTTCTTGTTAATGCTAACCTTCCTTTTTGGAAGGGCTACTAGTGTTCACTACATCTTTTTATGTCTATATGTTGACATCAACCTGAGTAcctgacatatctttgacacttTATGTTGCTTGTGTAGGCCTTTGTGAGGACAAAGGAAAATGCGGAGAAGAAGCTTACTTTGACGTATGAAGAGATGGAAGCAGAACGGGAGGAGGTAATTAGTTACTTATCCCCGTCTTAtattgaaaaaaaaacttatcTATTTGTGTCTTGCACTGTTCATGGAGTCCAGAACGTGTTATTCTCTATTTTCAATGTTGTAGCTGCTGCTATTCTTTGATGTGCTATCTTGAAAACACCAATTGGTGTGGTGGTTAATAATTTTAAAATATAAACTACATATGCATGTCCAATAtgctttagaaagaaaactactcaGCTAAACATGCTTTTGGCTGCTTTTTGATCAGTATTGTTGTTGCCTACTGAGATATACCAAAATCATATTCATGGACATGGAGTACCATTTTCCTCTCCCCTAAAACAGTTCTGCAAGTGTCTTAGATGTAACCCCTCATTTTTGTATTCTGAAGATCCATTCTCTGGGTCATGGTATGCCCTTTTGCTTTGAAACATTGGTACAGTACATAGTGAATAGGTTTCCAAGTCATTTACTTTGTATATTCCATGGTGATTGCTGATTAGTGTTGTCACATTAGCTCTGATAACTGATTATAAGCCGCATACCATGACAAGTCACATGTAAAATCTTATTGGGTACTGGTTGTAGCTTGTTGTAAAGGTGAGCTGATGTTTTCAGTTAGGAAGTTAGAATGCAGTTCATGGCTTGTTTGCTTCAAATTCTTTGTATGATCTTATACGACTTGGCTGAACATAGTATTTTTCTTTAATGGAAGTAAACTACTTAGTTTTTCAACTAGTggcttatatatatgtatatgtatttttCTATAGGAGGAGGTGCAAGCTGACTctgagagtgatgatgaagagCAACAAATCTACAATCCTCTCAAGTTGCCAATGGGTTGGGATGGCAAGCCTATCCCCTATTGGCTGTACAAGCTACATGGCCTTGGGCAGGTAACTAGTTGTCATATTTGGTAGTTGGGAGTATATTTCCTAGTAGCTTACCACCAATGCTTTCACTCATGGTACAGATTGACTATTTGACACGCATTAAGATGTCAGTCATTTATGAACTGATCAGTCATCACTTCAAATCTATGATGCCAAAAATGTAATTTTGTTTTGGTATATAAATTGGCTAGCCATCCTTGTTCAGTGACTAACACTTCTGCAAGGTAATAGTGATGTTCAGTATAGGATGATATATAGTTGTATGTGGTTTTGTGTGTGTAGTGTTGTATGGGTTCTTGCCCCATTTCAttatcttcttaatataatgatgtgCAGCTCTCCTGTGTTTTCGAGGGAAAAATGAAATCTTTTATTATGTTTTCTGCAGTGTTAACATTTGATAGTAACCTTTGGACTTTAATTTCTAAGCACTTTCCACCTAATGAGGTGGTGGTTTTCTCCTTACCCAGTCTAGAGCACTAAAAGATTCTGTTTCTGCATAAATTGTATGCTAATTTAGAAATATAATCCATCTGACTAATGTATTTATGTGATCACATGTTCATGTTTGTTAGTGCATTTCCCCTCTTCTGGAACTGCTTTGAACCGTAACATCAAGGCACCCTTTGCCTTTTATGCTTAGTATGATCTCCATCAAATTTGGTATCTGATGTGTTTTTAACTGTTATGGTTTGTTCAGGAATTCAAGTGTGAGATATGTGGAAACCATAGCTATTGGGGGCGAAGGGCTTATGAGCGTCATTTCAAGGAATGGCGTCATCAGCATGGGATGCGATGCCTTGGCATTCCCAATACTAAGAATTTCAATGAAATTACATCCATCGATGTATGCCATCTcttgttttttttatattattttcttTATTACTTGGTATACTTATTGATACATAGCTTACTGCATTGTTTATTCTCCAAGTAATGAATAATTAGGTCTTTTAGTTTTTACTTGCCCATATCATATTGGTTTCCACTTTTCCTTGTCCTTTTTTATTCTGTTTCCTTGTATGAAACATAATGCAAATGAATGCATGCCTGCCATATTCTTGACATTGACCGTTTTATTGTATGTgttttaacattttttatttCTACACTGTCAGGAAGCGAAAGCGCTCTGGGAGAAAATTCAAGCACGACAAGGGGTGAACAAGTGGCGGCCAGACCTAGAGGAAGAGTACGAGGATCAAGAAGGCAACATCTACAACAAGAAGACATACACTGACCTGCAGCGTCAAGGCCTGATCTAGGGCTCCAGCTGGTTAAGTTGTTGGGATTTGTTCAGAACTCTATCTCATATGGTTGTAATTGTAACTCTGGATATATTGTGCCATTTGGCATACGGTTTATATGTAGTAAGATGATACTCCGGAGCTCGTGTGAATTTTCCTGGTCGTCCATAACTATGTTATGTTTTACATTTTACTAGCAAACATGTCTGTTGCAATGCAAAGAACCCAATATATCTTGGCATTAGATTCCATATCATTGCTAGACTTGATTGACCATTTTAAAATATCCCAATCGGAGGGGTTAAGTAATCAGAGAAATTTTGCGTACAAGACAGAGCTATAGATATAGGTATATAATAAAGGGCCAATTGCACAGCTGTCCCTATTCTAGGACTCAATTGcttgtttctcttttttttttaattttgctcgTTTGTTCCTATTTTTGAAAATCGTGAAGTGGAGTTAATGGTGTTAAGTTCAGGCTAAAAAGCCCAAAATGCCTTCGACATGAGTGACTCAAGAatcaatctgaaattttttgtaCAGGCTTATTATGCACTTATTTAGGACAAATGATAATATATATTTTCTATCAATTCAAATTTAGCATAATATTTGCACAATATATAAACATAATATTTGCACAACACATGAACAGAGATCGGTTCCATGCTGGTAGCCTATGTCGCCATGTTGCCGCTGAAGACCGCCTCGCTGTTGGCCACGCTCGGCCGGCCTCTCGACAACGCGCCCACCCGCCAAGCCGCTGTTGGAGGCCATTGGTCGCGCGCCCGGCGGCGCACCCTCTCGGGCTCTCGCCGCTGGAGGCTGGCCGCCCGGCCGCCCCGCCGATGGAGGCCACCCGGCCGCCAGCTGAATAAGGATGTAAGTGGGGCGGTGGTGGTCAGCCCGCCCCG from Sorghum bicolor cultivar BTx623 chromosome 3, Sorghum_bicolor_NCBIv3, whole genome shotgun sequence encodes the following:
- the LOC8068027 gene encoding splicing factor SF3a60 homolog, giving the protein MASTVLEATRAAHEDLERLERLAVRELQRDPANPRDRLFQSHRVRHMLDLVVSTSGKLVEIYEDKDNARKDEINTHLTAPTQSGLFSKYYERLKEIREYHRRNPSARFVSTTDDYEELLKEEPIIEFTGEESFGRYLDLHELYNEFINSKFGTPMEYSAYVGCFSQTDKISHSHKATRQYREYLEHILEYLTSFLYRTEPLQDIDKIFLKLESEFEERWANGEIPGWGNKGAEKESEIDLDYYSTVEELVELGPEKLKQALAARGLKSGGTVQQRADRLFLLKLTPLEQLDRKHFAKVPHTKDGSNTASNGNTLKDDMKKEIALMEVKMKRLCELLDEAFVRTKENAEKKLTLTYEEMEAEREEEEVQADSESDDEEQQIYNPLKLPMGWDGKPIPYWLYKLHGLGQEFKCEICGNHSYWGRRAYERHFKEWRHQHGMRCLGIPNTKNFNEITSIDEAKALWEKIQARQGVNKWRPDLEEEYEDQEGNIYNKKTYTDLQRQGLI